The following are from one region of the Rhipicephalus microplus isolate Deutch F79 chromosome 1, USDA_Rmic, whole genome shotgun sequence genome:
- the SsRbeta gene encoding signal sequence receptor beta, which translates to MIGGLCNAAGNFEPNASSFRSRAAVHVVTMLRILAGVLCLLLVHAAEEEVTEARLLVQKRILNKFLVEGKDIIVDYNIYNVGGSAALDIKLSDNSFNPAYFEVTSGLLSFKLNRLAPGSNVTHTVVIRPLTFGYFNFTSADVSYRTSEDSQEVQFAHTAEPGQGGVMPVRDFDRKFSPHVTDWLAFAIMTLPSLGIPFVLWFNSKSKYENIVKQFKKH; encoded by the exons ATGATTGGTGGGCTTTGTAACGCAGCTGGCAACTTTGAACCAAACGCGTCGTCTTTTCGGTCAAGAGCCGCTGTACACGTTGTCACG ATGCTGAGAATCCTTGCTGGCGTTCTCTGCCTGTTGTTGGTCCACGCAGCAGAGGAAGAGGTCACAGAAGCACGGTTACTTGTACAAAAGCGGATACTCAACAAATTTCTTGTTGAGGGCAAGGACATCATTGTTGACTACAACATCTACAATGTTGGTGGGAG TGCGGCCCTGGACATTAAGTTGTCGGACAACTCCTTCAATCCTGCATACTTTGAAGTCACCAGTGGTCTTCTGAGCTTCAAACTGAACAGGCTTGCACC TGGAAGCAACGTCACTCATACGGTCGTCATTAGGCCTCTCacattcggctacttcaacttcACAAGTGCTGATGTTTCCTACAGGACATCTGAAGACAGCCAAGAGGTTCAG TTTGCCCATACCGCTGAGCCAGGTCAAGGTGGAGTTATGCCAGTGCGTGACTTTGACCGGAAGTTCTCGCCACATGTG ACTGACTGGCTTGCTTTTGCCATCATGACACTGCCATCTCTTGGGATACCCTTCGTGCTTTGGTTCAACAGCAAGTCGAAATACGAAAACATCGTGAAGCAGTTTAAGAAGCACTAG